The sequence ATAAAAGGAGGGTTATTAAACTAATGGTTACAACTCACTTAACAACACACGGTTGAGCTTATAAAAAATTTGCGTTTGATTTCTACAtaaaacatctttgaaaagaaataaattttttgaaaagtgattaaattccaataaaaaattaatcttatagtcaatctaaagaattaaaatttatgagaatATCTTGAAATACCAACCTAAGATCCTATGAtagttatcaaataaaaaaagtggtAATAATATACTATCtcatactatttttttagatatatttttttgttgaatgaaatttattaaaaattatgagtaaaatttataaaattaaaagtatataattcaccaaattttatgatttcaaaCTATGATCATGATCATAGAAACAGATTataacatattcaatttatgtaACTTAGTTGGTAATATATAAAACTTAGAAggaaaaatctcaatttgatttcctcataatatatttttgaagtgTGGTGATGAGTTGACTAAATTTtgaatcaaaaaataatattacagttggcctaaaagattaaaagcttgtcaaaatgttcgatcggagtgttaaaaaaatgaaatctgaTCATAAAACTCTTCATAGTTTCGTATCAACTATTGATAGTCATATTTCTCGTCTATGCGAATTAAATAAATCAGTTAATTTTTCCCATCCAAATagattgattttatgctttattgttttctccactattgtcagaaaatcattgttttgtcaataaaaaatggCTTGCTGAAGTGTGAAATTTCTTTTTGACTTGCtcgctttttttttattaggataAATTCTATGTACGCTACAACGTTAAATGCGTtggattattaaattaataggagattttatttaataatgaaaagttaaaaaatatataactgctatattttttaatttatgaatagaCTAATTAATAAGTAATTCATGAGTTGCAGATTTACGTGACGCAAATGTCCATATCTGTAATGAGTGATGATTCATTAATAAAAAGatgcatttttttcaatgatAATCCGATATATATACAATTATATATCTTAATCATCTTCctctttgatttcttctttcattctttcttattcttttctttgagtaTGCAAAACGTCAAATAATCACTTATCATTCTGTGGCAATAACTCACAAGCAAACATTATTCATCATCAAACCAAAAACTATAGTGCCTTATTGGATCCCTTGAATGAATCAATTAATTGCGCATTGACCTTACATACATATGTTGCATTGGTATATGCAGTGAATAGTGATGCACCAAGCCTCTTTtccatcaaatatattttatttagatacTGTTAGacatttataaaagataaaaataagaacataaaatgaattaaatttatcttataaactaaaattaatttatgcaatttggtttttaaagaagtttaattttttttttataaaagtcaaATGCATACGTTGatttaaacttataaaataaactCAATGTCGAcatgacaaaataattaaatttaattcttaaaaaagttaattggatgttttaatattttacacTACTGATTCTCTTTTCAAAGAGTCGTGTAATGCTTTAAAAATTTTAGTCAAATACCTTATATCATGTTCCCTTGTGTAGTCACTCAATTCATTAATAGATATCTCTCCAATATTTTGAGGCTTCCAAATGTACCAACGaataataagtttttaaaattaattgttcgtataatatttctcattatcaaatatcaatattatatttccctattttcttgttatttcCGTGATggtgttttatttattatatgtttttcatcaataaagtaatattaaattattatcaataataagataataaatataatagctTTTTTTATTAGAGGTTTAGCTTACTAGgttgtattttattataaattttctagTATTTATCTTTGATTcccacatataaaaaaatatataaacaattatttttgtaaattaaatgttCTAAAATCATCacataagaaataattaatgtaatttataaaatattttaattacctaaaaaggaaaatattgaataaattttcaaaataatgcaTTTCATCCTCTAATTTATAACTAGATCTTTTATATGTGCCAGAGGGAAAACATCAACAGATATTTGTTTACAgccttttgtttaattattttttttaaatataaatgtgaAAGCCTGACGCTAATGATAGTgttgttaaaattaatatattgaataatttattgACACTTTGTCGCAACATGCAAGTGGAAGGGAGTTGTAAAAATTTTTACATGGAATCACAAACTCTATCTATGCATTATTCTCCAGAGTTTTACCCATCATCATCTATTCTACGCTTTCCTACTCAAACTTCTCTTCACGAAGTTCATATTTTCACCACAAAACCTTTAGCAGTTGTGAGAAGAAAATGCCAGAATCTGAGGAAGAAAACCAAGACTATGTTCCCAGGTCAAAGCCATCAGAGGAAGCTGGTGGTGGCTGCACCATGGACTTCGATCTGGACTTAGAAACTTCATGGCCTTTGGATCACATGGCCTTTGGCTCCAACCCCATGTCACCTTTTTTGTTCTCCACTTCCTCTGACCAACCTTACTCTCCCCTTTGGGCTTTCTCTGATGGAGAAGACCCCAAGCTTCCAGCTTCTGCCTTCTCTGATTGCCACAAGATCTTCTCTTGTATGTTTTCAGTTTGGTTTTCTGTTGACTTCGGTTTTGgaattttcattcttcttttggaCTTGGTGATATCCTTTTGAATGTAACTTGAATAGATGCTGCCGAATTTGGTTTTGTTGATTTACAAATGTAATATGGTGGGGGTTTAGTTTCTGTGTTGTATGTTCTTTTCATGTCTAGAGTTTTCTTTTGCCTATTTTTAGCTTGAAGTTTCtgaaaattgaaaggaaaaaaaaacatttttcttaaaaaaaggaaTTTTAATAGCCAATTACTGTGCTTGAAGCTCTATGTGATTGTTGAGGAACTTGATTATAAGGCATAGGTGATACATGGATGGAGTTTATGGGATTGAAGCTGGATTTCTTTTATCTGTCTCTTCTAAACTCAACAGGTGAAGCTTCATTGTTTCACATGTTTGTACTCCTTTCTGTATTGTTCAAGGAAGCTAATGTTTACAGGCCAGAGTTTTGTCTGTAATTGCTTCCTTGGGATTTTACCTTTGCCTTTGTGTGctacatttttttcatatgattCTGGGAGTATTTATAAGGTTTGGAGATTGTAGATATATTGTGATGTTGAGCTCAAATGTGTTATTACAATAACTGTGAAGTGTTCAAAGTCTACTCCAGTACCATATCTGGTGCTAATTGTGTGTTTTGTTGTTTCTGCTGGGTGCTGCATTTCTTCAAACTTAAAGCTACTCTTTTTAGGTGATTCAAATTCAATAGCTGAAAAGCCAGTGGagaatgatgacaacaaaaaacTTTTGCCACCACTTGTTCCTATTTCACCAGTGGAAAATTTGGATGGTTATTGTGTAATCAAGGAAAGGATGACACAAGCACTTCGTTACTTCAAAGAGTTGACTGAATTGAATGTTCTGGCTCAAGTTTGGGCACCTGTGAAGAATGGTAATCGGTATGTGCTTACAACTTCAGGTCAACCCTTTGTTCTTGATCCACATAGTAATGGGCTCTATCAGTATAGAACGGTCTCTCTGATGTACATGTTTTCTGTGGATGGAGAGAATGATGGAAGTTTGGGACTCCCTGGTCGGGTTTTTCAGCAGAAATTACCGGAATGGACTCCCAATGTTTTGTATTATTCTAGTAAAGAGTATCCACGCCGAGATCATGCTCAACATTACAATGTTCGTGGAACGTTGGCTTTGCCTGTGTTTGAACCTTCAATACAGTCATGTGTTGGTGTATTGGAGTTGATAATGACTTCACAGAAAATTAACTATGCTCCCGAGGTTGATAAAATCTGCAAAGCCCTTGAGGTTGGGTTTCTTTTAACTTTGCTAATTATACCCATGTATTATAGTTTCCTCATGTTTGGCAAATATCACGTGATGCTACAAATTATAGTATATCAAGATTGAATTTCACAAGGGTAATTCCAATGGGATTATTTAACTATAGTACTAGCttgttaaaaattttatatgataaCAAACTTATTTAGATTCATCAATCACCTGCTGTCAGTTTCCTTGCAGACAGTAAATTTGAGGAGTTCGGAAATTTTGGATCATCCACACACTCAGGTGATTTTTACCATCATGCATGACAAATCCCTATCTGTTATATCTAGGTTATATTGCTGTTGTTCTTTATCTTACCCTCTATTCTCACAGATATAACTTGGTAATGCTTTTAAACCAGATTTGTAATGAAGGTCGTCAGAATGCATTATCAGAGATCTTGGAGATATTGACAGTGGTATGTGAAACTCACAATTTACCTCTGGCCCAGACATGGATTCCCTGTAAGCATCGAAGTGTTTTGGCCCAAGGTGGTGGTGTAAAGAAAAGTTGTTCTAGTTTTGATGGTAGATGCATGGGGAAAGTTTGCATGTCTACAACTGACATAGCATTTTATATTATAGATGCTCATTTATGGGGTTTTCGTGAGGCCTGTGTTGAGCATCACTTACAACAAGGTCAAGGGGTTGCTGGGAGGGCTTTTTTGTCCCACGGCATGTGCTTCTGTTCAAACATTACCCAATTCTACAAAACTGATTACCCCTTAGTTCATTATGCTCTCATGTTTGGGTTAACAAGCTGTTTTGCAATATGTTTACGAAGCTCTCATACAGGAAATGATGATTATGTATTAGAGTTTTTTCTGCCTCCTAGAATAACAcacattcatgaacaaaagaCTTTGTTGGGATCCATATTGGCAATAATGAAACAGCATTTCCAGAGTCTTCATATTGCTTCTGGTGTAGAACCTGAGGATGGTTCAATTGAAATTATTGAAGCAACAATCGAAAGAGTTCATACGAGGCTTGAATCTATTCCTATTGCTTCATCTATTAAATCACCACCTAGACCTGATACCTCACCAAACATGGGGGAGGAAGTGCCACAGGATCCATCGGAACAACAAATATTGATGTACTGTAATGACATCAATAATGGAGGGAGTCTTGGTGAAAATGCAGCCAGAAACATTGATCACATGCCCTCCttagagactaaaaacataaataaacccTTAGAGAGGAAACGTGGAAAAACTGAGAAATCAATTAGTCTTGAAGTCTTGCAACGTTATTTTGCTGGGAGTCTAAAAGATGCTGCAAAGAGCCTTGGTGGTATGTTCAtactctaaaatatatttataagcaATAGTTTTGTTTGTTATCTTTATGAATATGCTGCTAtcttgaaacaaatattttcctaagaataatattaattttttcccaTGAATACAAATGTTTTCTCTACCACAATAAATTTTGTCTCTAAGAATCTGCTGGTATCTggagatttttaattattaaaaaatgtactaTGCAACTAAAATATGCAAAAggcaaaaatgtttttctttcccCCAAGTAGTAGCAGCAGCTCTTTTGCctagagagaaaaaggaaagtaaGTAGTGTCTCAAACATACTGTTCTTAGATATATTTTTACTGTACAGTTTGCCCTACCACAATGAAGCGCATCTGCAGGCAGCATGGGATATCCCGTTGGCCATCTAGA comes from Glycine soja cultivar W05 chromosome 20, ASM419377v2, whole genome shotgun sequence and encodes:
- the LOC114402557 gene encoding protein NLP6-like isoform X2 yields the protein MPESEEENQDYVPRSKPSEEAGGGCTMDFDLDLETSWPLDHMAFGSNPMSPFLFSTSSDQPYSPLWAFSDGEDPKLPASAFSDCHKIFSSEKPVENDDNKKLLPPLVPISPVENLDGYCVIKERMTQALRYFKELTELNVLAQVWAPVKNGNRYVLTTSGQPFVLDPHSNGLYQYRTVSLMYMFSVDGENDGSLGLPGRVFQQKLPEWTPNVLYYSSKEYPRRDHAQHYNVRGTLALPVFEPSIQSCVGVLELIMTSQKINYAPEVDKICKALETVNLRSSEILDHPHTQICNEGRQNALSEILEILTVVCETHNLPLAQTWIPCKHRSVLAQGGGVKKSCSSFDGRCMGKVCMSTTDIAFYIIDAHLWGFREACVEHHLQQGQGVAGRAFLSHGMCFCSNITQFYKTDYPLVHYALMFGLTSCFAICLRSSHTGNDDYVLEFFLPPRITHIHEQKTLLGSILAIMKQHFQSLHIASGVEPEDGSIEIIEATIERVHTRLESIPIASSIKSPPRPDTSPNMGEEVPQDPSEQQILMYCNDINNGGSLGENAARNIDHMPSLETKNINKPLERKRGKTEKSISLEVLQRYFAGSLKDAAKSLGVCPTTMKRICRQHGISRWPSRKINKVNRSLSKLKRVIESVQGAEGAFGLNSLSKSPLPIAVGSFPEPSTPNKFSLPASLSINPSEPQMKENELNASKALETNSQAVMEEDRLLGGRTPHLEKVINDKGRHTREVGKEPKRTRTGSGSSEDSTNPTSHGSCHDSPPNESSPVKNIFITSNNDQCAGLKRSPESTLQLTTNTPNRPAAYPMPDFVAAELQEPFGGMLIEDAGSSKDLRNLCPSVAETILEDMVPEACGTNIPGPDLSPKQSMGTPNKAVTPFVAMKEMKTVTIKATYREDIIRFRVSLTCGIVELKEEVAKRLKLEVGTFEIKYLDDDHEWVLIACDADLQECMDVSRSSGSKIIRVLVHDITSNLGSSCESSGE
- the LOC114402557 gene encoding protein NLP6-like isoform X1; translation: MPESEEENQDYVPRSKPSEEAGGGCTMDFDLDLETSWPLDHMAFGSNPMSPFLFSTSSDQPYSPLWAFSDGEDPKLPASAFSDCHKIFSCDSNSIAEKPVENDDNKKLLPPLVPISPVENLDGYCVIKERMTQALRYFKELTELNVLAQVWAPVKNGNRYVLTTSGQPFVLDPHSNGLYQYRTVSLMYMFSVDGENDGSLGLPGRVFQQKLPEWTPNVLYYSSKEYPRRDHAQHYNVRGTLALPVFEPSIQSCVGVLELIMTSQKINYAPEVDKICKALETVNLRSSEILDHPHTQICNEGRQNALSEILEILTVVCETHNLPLAQTWIPCKHRSVLAQGGGVKKSCSSFDGRCMGKVCMSTTDIAFYIIDAHLWGFREACVEHHLQQGQGVAGRAFLSHGMCFCSNITQFYKTDYPLVHYALMFGLTSCFAICLRSSHTGNDDYVLEFFLPPRITHIHEQKTLLGSILAIMKQHFQSLHIASGVEPEDGSIEIIEATIERVHTRLESIPIASSIKSPPRPDTSPNMGEEVPQDPSEQQILMYCNDINNGGSLGENAARNIDHMPSLETKNINKPLERKRGKTEKSISLEVLQRYFAGSLKDAAKSLGVCPTTMKRICRQHGISRWPSRKINKVNRSLSKLKRVIESVQGAEGAFGLNSLSKSPLPIAVGSFPEPSTPNKFSLPASLSINPSEPQMKENELNASKALETNSQAVMEEDRLLGGRTPHLEKVINDKGRHTREVGKEPKRTRTGSGSSEDSTNPTSHGSCHDSPPNESSPVKNIFITSNNDQCAGLKRSPESTLQLTTNTPNRPAAYPMPDFVAAELQEPFGGMLIEDAGSSKDLRNLCPSVAETILEDMVPEACGTNIPGPDLSPKQSMGTPNKAVTPFVAMKEMKTVTIKATYREDIIRFRVSLTCGIVELKEEVAKRLKLEVGTFEIKYLDDDHEWVLIACDADLQECMDVSRSSGSKIIRVLVHDITSNLGSSCESSGE
- the LOC114402557 gene encoding protein NLP6-like isoform X3, which gives rise to MEKTPSFQLLPSLIATRSSLLLFLGDSNSIAEKPVENDDNKKLLPPLVPISPVENLDGYCVIKERMTQALRYFKELTELNVLAQVWAPVKNGNRYVLTTSGQPFVLDPHSNGLYQYRTVSLMYMFSVDGENDGSLGLPGRVFQQKLPEWTPNVLYYSSKEYPRRDHAQHYNVRGTLALPVFEPSIQSCVGVLELIMTSQKINYAPEVDKICKALETVNLRSSEILDHPHTQICNEGRQNALSEILEILTVVCETHNLPLAQTWIPCKHRSVLAQGGGVKKSCSSFDGRCMGKVCMSTTDIAFYIIDAHLWGFREACVEHHLQQGQGVAGRAFLSHGMCFCSNITQFYKTDYPLVHYALMFGLTSCFAICLRSSHTGNDDYVLEFFLPPRITHIHEQKTLLGSILAIMKQHFQSLHIASGVEPEDGSIEIIEATIERVHTRLESIPIASSIKSPPRPDTSPNMGEEVPQDPSEQQILMYCNDINNGGSLGENAARNIDHMPSLETKNINKPLERKRGKTEKSISLEVLQRYFAGSLKDAAKSLGVCPTTMKRICRQHGISRWPSRKINKVNRSLSKLKRVIESVQGAEGAFGLNSLSKSPLPIAVGSFPEPSTPNKFSLPASLSINPSEPQMKENELNASKALETNSQAVMEEDRLLGGRTPHLEKVINDKGRHTREVGKEPKRTRTGSGSSEDSTNPTSHGSCHDSPPNESSPVKNIFITSNNDQCAGLKRSPESTLQLTTNTPNRPAAYPMPDFVAAELQEPFGGMLIEDAGSSKDLRNLCPSVAETILEDMVPEACGTNIPGPDLSPKQSMGTPNKAVTPFVAMKEMKTVTIKATYREDIIRFRVSLTCGIVELKEEVAKRLKLEVGTFEIKYLDDDHEWVLIACDADLQECMDVSRSSGSKIIRVLVHDITSNLGSSCESSGE